The following are from one region of the Chitinivibrionales bacterium genome:
- a CDS encoding outer membrane beta-barrel protein — protein sequence MKRNTTFLIVLFSSLMVFSAPQCRLAFNLGGTESFIDVTKLPQGLAINDSKWAGYFNFGMDGELDVNEYFGASLGIAFEKRGGTKVGNIQWGAFTVGSGEIEFNYRYFQIPLYLKGMLPLMIPGSVFICAGPELGVKIESEVVYRYYNNNASLIVNADSVTGPVDFGISGLVGYDLPIGWSSGLSLYCGYYYGFIDVYENKSQTSSDYNVYQRALKYGISFYVNFNTARR from the coding sequence ATGAAAAGAAATACCACGTTTTTGATCGTGCTGTTTTCTTCGCTCATGGTGTTTTCAGCTCCGCAGTGCCGGCTCGCCTTCAATCTCGGCGGCACCGAATCATTTATTGATGTGACGAAACTACCGCAGGGGCTTGCCATCAATGATTCGAAATGGGCCGGATACTTCAATTTCGGCATGGATGGAGAACTGGATGTGAACGAGTATTTCGGCGCCAGCCTGGGAATCGCGTTTGAAAAGCGAGGCGGCACCAAGGTAGGGAACATCCAATGGGGAGCCTTCACGGTCGGCAGCGGCGAAATAGAATTCAATTACCGCTATTTTCAGATACCGCTTTATTTAAAAGGCATGCTTCCCCTCATGATTCCAGGCAGCGTTTTTATCTGCGCGGGTCCCGAGCTTGGCGTTAAAATCGAATCGGAGGTTGTCTATCGCTATTACAACAACAATGCGTCCCTTATCGTCAATGCCGATTCGGTTACCGGCCCTGTGGATTTCGGCATCAGCGGCCTGGTCGGCTACGATCTTCCGATCGGCTGGTCATCCGGCCTGAGTCTCTATTGCGGTTATTATTACGGCTTCATCGATGTGTACGAAAATAAAAGCCAGACGAGCTCCGATTACAATGTTTACCAGCGCGCCTTGAAATACGGCATTTCATTTTACGTCAATTTCAACACGGCGCGCCGCTGA
- a CDS encoding RluA family pseudouridine synthase — MKLTSYITQKYASSSLIEYLSHRFTYLDREEWRERIAGNQVSVNDAPALPDVKLGTGDIVSYDFPDLPEPAADTNYSVIYEDEWLFAVNKPGNLLVHKAGRNITKNLVFLLRHASNNPVYASAHAVSRLDRETSGIVLFAKDLQCLKKLHKEFAAKTVAKEYLAVVRNVPKEKEMKVDLAIGQDTASGVTYKFRVDAKNGKEAVTFVETLCAGESYSLVRAIPVTGRTHQVRIHLAAIGCPVMGDKLYGMKESDYLAWRSDPEGHALLLEFPRQALHCRSLKFVHPVTNNEMFLKAAIPEDMLGLIEKYKFPTGQNDIIAC, encoded by the coding sequence ATGAAATTGACATCATACATTACGCAAAAGTATGCCTCATCAAGCTTGATTGAATACCTTTCGCATCGCTTCACCTATCTTGACAGAGAAGAATGGCGCGAGCGAATTGCCGGGAACCAGGTGTCGGTCAATGACGCACCGGCACTTCCGGATGTCAAGCTCGGCACCGGCGATATTGTTTCGTACGATTTTCCCGATTTGCCCGAGCCCGCCGCGGACACAAATTATTCCGTCATCTATGAGGATGAATGGTTATTTGCCGTGAACAAGCCCGGCAACCTGCTCGTGCATAAGGCGGGCAGGAACATCACCAAAAACCTTGTCTTTCTTTTACGGCACGCGTCAAACAATCCCGTCTATGCTTCTGCGCATGCGGTGAGCAGGCTCGACCGCGAAACCTCGGGCATTGTGCTGTTTGCAAAGGACTTGCAATGCCTTAAAAAATTGCACAAGGAATTCGCTGCTAAGACCGTGGCAAAGGAATATCTTGCCGTTGTACGCAATGTCCCTAAAGAAAAGGAGATGAAGGTTGACCTGGCAATCGGGCAGGATACTGCTTCAGGCGTGACGTACAAATTCCGCGTGGACGCAAAAAACGGAAAAGAGGCCGTCACTTTTGTTGAAACTCTCTGCGCGGGTGAGTCATATTCGCTCGTGCGCGCGATTCCGGTCACCGGCAGGACACACCAGGTGCGCATCCACCTTGCCGCGATCGGATGCCCGGTGATGGGCGACAAGCTGTATGGAATGAAAGAAAGTGATTACCTGGCATGGCGCAGCGATCCTGAAGGACATGCTTTATTATTGGAATTCCCGCGGCAGGCGTTGCATTGCAGAAGCTTGAAATTTGTTCATCCGGTCACTAACAATGAAATGTTTTTAAAAGCGGCGATACCTGAAGATATGCTTGGACTGATTGAAAAATATAAATTTCCTACTGGACAAAATGATATTATTGCATGTTAA
- a CDS encoding prolyl oligopeptidase family serine peptidase: protein MRHLLLAGVLLLFFCQWQVAMPPEAADQYARWFVAPSSALTDSLKSYKCFAAAQDSLAQVARKAHEGRCGVFTAILEDTFHSAYTLGWKTPAAIRRDTLYPLIVYLHGGTGTSKTTKGEIAYDMLSSLGDTFNLFLASPSANRETPWWSPGGMSRVLQTVRFMTLCYPVNPDKIFLAGVSDGATGCYLAANTVCAPFAGFIAVSGYGAMLYSFGIKLHPQNLMQRPILNINAGNDRIYPFAEVMKFVAWLENNGVPVEHREYPEENHGFDYREKEYGNLARLIRTWTRPEAQRSVSWTFVPGFPNVPPNCITWEIASGTEEPAIKAFWKDDTLQVSTKGLKSALLTFPQKQNAAIFVSVNGSRPKSVRPAAADAGLALAFALHQLLPQAAHQAAYRITVP, encoded by the coding sequence ATGAGACACCTCCTTCTTGCAGGCGTATTACTTCTGTTTTTCTGCCAATGGCAAGTCGCCATGCCGCCGGAAGCGGCAGACCAGTATGCCCGATGGTTCGTGGCTCCTTCTTCTGCGCTTACCGATTCTCTTAAATCATATAAATGTTTTGCCGCCGCGCAGGATTCACTTGCGCAGGTTGCAAGAAAAGCCCATGAAGGTCGGTGCGGCGTGTTCACCGCCATCCTTGAAGACACGTTCCACTCAGCTTACACTCTTGGCTGGAAAACTCCTGCGGCCATCCGCCGCGACACCCTGTATCCTCTCATTGTGTATCTCCACGGCGGCACAGGCACTTCAAAAACCACCAAGGGTGAAATTGCCTACGACATGCTTTCCAGCCTTGGAGACACGTTCAATCTGTTCCTTGCAAGCCCCTCGGCAAACAGGGAAACGCCGTGGTGGAGCCCCGGCGGGATGTCTCGGGTGCTTCAGACCGTGCGGTTCATGACGCTTTGCTATCCGGTGAATCCCGACAAAATATTCCTGGCGGGCGTTTCCGACGGCGCCACCGGCTGCTACCTTGCGGCAAACACCGTGTGCGCGCCGTTTGCCGGCTTTATCGCGGTCTCGGGTTACGGTGCCATGCTGTATTCGTTCGGCATAAAGCTCCATCCTCAGAACCTGATGCAGCGGCCGATTCTTAATATCAACGCGGGAAACGACCGCATCTACCCTTTCGCCGAGGTGATGAAATTCGTAGCATGGCTCGAAAACAACGGCGTACCCGTGGAGCACCGGGAATATCCGGAAGAAAACCACGGCTTTGACTACCGGGAAAAAGAATACGGAAATCTTGCCAGGCTTATCCGCACCTGGACCAGGCCGGAGGCCCAGCGCTCAGTTTCTTGGACATTTGTGCCGGGGTTCCCCAATGTGCCGCCCAACTGCATCACATGGGAAATCGCTTCAGGAACGGAAGAACCGGCTATAAAGGCGTTCTGGAAGGACGACACCCTTCAGGTATCGACAAAAGGATTAAAATCCGCGCTATTGACTTTTCCCCAAAAGCAAAACGCCGCAATCTTTGTTTCGGTAAACGGCTCCCGCCCGAAAAGCGTGCGGCCCGCGGCAGCAGACGCAGGGCTTGCACTAGCCTTCGCCCTTCACCAGCTGCTGCCGCAGGCCGCGCATCAGGCCGCCTACCGCATTACGGTTCCGTAA
- a CDS encoding response regulator, with protein sequence MTGIEPKNACILVVDDEKEMREMIADYLDGEGYAVLTAENGREALDKCLRQHHVDLVLSDINMPVMRGFELLKEVREKYPSVKRVLITAYNVEDYLELALKHDVGNIFVKSTPFNFSELSQILENLLTGDIFGLSKYFDRPVLEKTFEIKKGNKLDAYASEIMRHVPDTARAKKVELVLIELLANAVFYGVRREKGDNKDEWNYDFELTDAEVIFVTLLADAEKYGISVLDKGGRLKKSDVLYWINRQTTRDEAGVPVGIYDTHGRGFYIAREYIDRLIVNIDANKRTEVNIINYYSKTYHGYKPLHINEI encoded by the coding sequence ATGACCGGCATTGAACCGAAAAACGCCTGCATCCTCGTGGTTGACGATGAAAAAGAAATGCGCGAGATGATCGCGGACTATCTCGACGGCGAAGGGTATGCCGTCCTTACCGCCGAAAACGGCAGGGAAGCGCTTGACAAATGCCTGCGTCAGCACCATGTCGACCTCGTGCTCTCCGACATCAACATGCCGGTCATGAGGGGATTCGAACTTCTCAAGGAAGTGCGCGAAAAATATCCCTCGGTGAAGCGGGTGCTCATCACGGCGTACAACGTAGAAGATTACCTCGAACTCGCCCTGAAGCACGACGTGGGAAATATTTTCGTCAAGTCGACGCCGTTCAATTTCAGCGAGCTTTCGCAGATCCTGGAAAACCTTTTGACCGGCGACATCTTCGGGCTCTCGAAGTATTTTGACCGGCCGGTGCTGGAAAAAACGTTCGAAATAAAAAAAGGGAACAAGCTCGACGCCTACGCAAGCGAAATCATGCGGCATGTTCCCGACACGGCCCGGGCGAAGAAGGTGGAACTCGTGCTCATCGAATTGCTCGCCAACGCCGTTTTTTACGGGGTGCGCAGGGAAAAGGGCGACAACAAGGACGAATGGAATTACGATTTCGAGCTCACCGACGCCGAGGTGATTTTTGTCACCTTGCTTGCCGACGCGGAGAAATACGGCATTTCGGTGCTTGACAAAGGAGGAAGGCTCAAGAAATCCGACGTTCTCTACTGGATCAACCGGCAGACCACGCGCGACGAAGCCGGCGTGCCCGTGGGCATCTATGACACCCACGGCCGGGGATTTTACATCGCGCGTGAATATATCGACCGGCTCATCGTGAACATCGACGCAAACAAGCGCACCGAGGTGAATATCATCAACTATTATTCCAAGACCTATCACGGCTACAAGCCCTTGCACATCAATGAAATATGA
- a CDS encoding DUF4403 family protein, whose translation MRIRYIPIVCFLCAVACAPPKVQTKPELPSELKPVATFTPVPSVINVPIELKTWYIEKMLNEQLAPLLYECDTLTIAGIKPVKMKVWKKDSIRIALEGNEMAYKVPLKIWLQFSFTIGALGISHTEYQDVEAEIALKLRSKFSVKNNWKVVTQTSSDGYEWLSEPVIKVRFISIPIKPVVDIILSSQQASFGGLVDSAVCNSLDIKKMLRPLWNRIQAPILLSSAPDSIWLRLSPTSVYMTQLTGNNGIIKGSLGIKSVAETFFGGQPETKAFDSLPEFIVPERLDSSFVINLYTELPFSSASQILQGFLLGKAFSTAGKEVIIQDVNIYGLEGYAVVSIDFTGSFRGKVYVIGHVKYDEAEATASIEDLDFDLSTKNALHSTAEWLLHGIILAKVKPYLHFPLRERLLEAQLMVQKMLSHKEISKNVFITGAIDSLSIGGVTITDKAIKAILLAKGTLNVLAHD comes from the coding sequence ATGCGAATCAGATACATTCCCATCGTATGTTTCCTTTGCGCCGTCGCCTGCGCGCCGCCCAAAGTGCAGACAAAACCCGAGCTCCCATCCGAACTCAAGCCGGTCGCGACATTCACACCGGTTCCCTCGGTCATCAACGTTCCCATAGAGCTCAAAACGTGGTATATTGAAAAAATGCTCAACGAGCAGCTCGCGCCCCTTCTTTACGAATGCGATACGCTTACCATCGCGGGCATAAAGCCGGTGAAGATGAAGGTATGGAAGAAGGATTCCATCAGGATTGCTCTTGAGGGCAACGAGATGGCGTACAAGGTGCCGCTCAAGATATGGCTCCAGTTCTCGTTCACCATCGGCGCGCTGGGAATTTCCCATACTGAATACCAGGACGTGGAGGCAGAGATCGCGCTCAAGCTGCGCTCGAAGTTTTCGGTCAAGAACAACTGGAAGGTGGTCACCCAGACCAGTTCCGACGGTTACGAATGGCTGTCGGAGCCGGTGATCAAGGTGCGTTTCATTTCCATCCCCATCAAGCCCGTGGTCGACATCATCCTTTCATCGCAGCAGGCTTCGTTCGGCGGCCTGGTTGATTCCGCGGTGTGCAATTCGCTCGACATAAAAAAAATGCTGCGTCCGCTCTGGAACCGCATCCAAGCGCCCATATTGCTTTCCAGCGCGCCCGACAGCATCTGGCTGCGGCTTTCCCCCACGTCCGTGTACATGACCCAGCTCACCGGCAATAACGGGATTATAAAAGGATCGCTCGGGATAAAATCAGTTGCGGAAACATTTTTCGGCGGGCAACCCGAGACAAAAGCCTTTGATTCGCTCCCCGAATTCATTGTCCCCGAGCGGCTCGACTCGTCGTTCGTGATAAACCTCTACACCGAGCTGCCGTTTTCCAGCGCCAGTCAGATCCTCCAGGGGTTCTTGTTGGGAAAGGCGTTTTCCACCGCCGGCAAGGAAGTGATCATCCAGGACGTCAACATTTACGGACTGGAAGGGTATGCCGTGGTGTCGATCGATTTTACCGGCTCGTTCAGGGGAAAAGTTTACGTGATAGGACACGTCAAATACGACGAAGCCGAAGCCACCGCCTCGATCGAAGATCTGGATTTTGACCTCTCCACGAAAAACGCCCTGCATTCAACCGCCGAATGGCTCCTGCACGGCATCATTCTCGCCAAAGTAAAGCCGTATCTCCACTTCCCGTTGCGTGAACGCCTGCTCGAGGCGCAGCTCATGGTACAGAAAATGCTTTCGCATAAGGAGATCTCCAAAAACGTCTTTATCACCGGCGCCATTGACTCGCTCAGCATCGGGGGCGTCACGATCACGGACAAGGCGATCAAGGCGATCCTGCTGGCAAAAGGGACGCTGAATGTGCTGGCGCATGATTAA
- a CDS encoding ComEC/Rec2 family competence protein gives MMHKKIFAWFPLLDEWARFPGFTGWIGLSAGIACGALLQPFLSFSSIFYNEVLIVAIILSLVPAIICASARFRMLWFFAAGAALVCQCYCQQRIEYSGLGSRICADRHARLSGVIISAPEQSSGRFMFLVKCDSVFSLGKPGALKGRHVTCYCNQKPPFSGGFSGIGRFTPPRPAANPGGFDEYLFSLSNNIWGKFYCDSIILTTESRSPWHDIAAFARTTVFKAASAMKNSDARAVLVASFINDRSDLTDSVKGLFFRAGIFHLLALSGFNLTILAGAIYALLLFFPLGREVKCAIVLVCIWAYLFFIGPIPSLARAVIMTSVVLISFFFQRKPYLLNSLGIAGTVWLIFSPLSLFTPGYQLSFGATFGLAALYPALSGAFTFHGQRVSLIKKASAPLMTALLVSFSAFLTTAPILAYHFGTLSLSGIIVNLFAIFLMSLSMWIALAGFFLQVVFPPFVPFCMRAAESSILLMLKCAGVVSMMPMSMFQLPRFFPAVYGFSALFIVGLCTAKRGLVKRYLLFAGTGFVLAIAVLLVIQRNAAASQAVSFLIKKSNITGIRWPNGKVWLAGLGEKAPQSVFSQVIAPWMRLSPGASVQTVILAGDPCNAVQSLEPVLTSGNGIQVLSCDSVAGPCPDFIAFLNEYHANFAVIKSKRYFFPSPRCTLEVSPSVGIQGENECRCTVSLFGSRYEFPDTLPMPTDDKGAMIFTFRNGRPPAIISAIPAWHPLNALKRP, from the coding sequence ATGATGCACAAAAAAATTTTTGCATGGTTTCCCCTGCTTGATGAATGGGCCCGGTTTCCCGGTTTTACCGGCTGGATCGGGCTTTCAGCCGGAATCGCGTGCGGAGCGCTGTTGCAGCCTTTCCTGAGTTTTTCCTCGATATTTTATAATGAAGTTCTTATCGTTGCAATCATTTTGTCGCTGGTGCCGGCCATTATCTGCGCGTCGGCCCGTTTCCGCATGCTGTGGTTTTTCGCTGCAGGCGCCGCCCTTGTTTGCCAGTGTTATTGTCAACAGCGAATCGAATATTCCGGATTGGGCTCCCGTATTTGCGCGGACAGGCACGCCCGCCTCAGCGGTGTCATCATCTCAGCACCGGAGCAATCGTCCGGCAGGTTCATGTTCCTGGTCAAATGCGATTCGGTTTTCTCCCTTGGAAAGCCCGGCGCTCTCAAAGGCAGGCACGTCACCTGTTATTGCAACCAAAAGCCGCCGTTTTCCGGGGGATTTTCGGGAATAGGGCGGTTCACGCCGCCGCGTCCTGCGGCAAATCCCGGCGGATTTGATGAATACCTGTTTTCCCTGTCAAACAACATTTGGGGAAAGTTTTACTGTGATTCCATCATCCTGACCACTGAAAGCCGATCCCCCTGGCACGATATCGCCGCTTTTGCCCGCACTACCGTTTTCAAGGCGGCGTCGGCCATGAAAAACAGCGATGCGCGCGCCGTTCTCGTCGCGTCGTTCATAAACGACCGGAGCGACCTTACCGACAGCGTCAAGGGCCTCTTTTTCAGGGCTGGCATTTTCCATCTTCTGGCACTTTCCGGATTCAACCTCACGATACTGGCAGGCGCTATTTACGCTTTGCTGCTGTTTTTTCCTCTTGGCCGCGAAGTGAAATGCGCCATAGTGCTCGTCTGTATCTGGGCATACCTTTTCTTTATCGGTCCTATTCCATCGCTGGCGCGCGCCGTGATCATGACCAGCGTGGTTTTAATTTCGTTTTTTTTCCAGCGCAAACCATACCTTCTCAACTCGCTCGGGATAGCCGGCACTGTCTGGCTGATATTCTCCCCCTTGTCACTTTTTACGCCGGGATACCAATTGTCATTTGGCGCAACGTTCGGCCTGGCCGCCTTGTACCCGGCCTTGTCCGGCGCTTTTACCTTTCACGGGCAGCGGGTGTCACTCATTAAAAAGGCCTCAGCGCCGCTTATGACCGCGCTGCTCGTCTCCTTTTCCGCGTTTTTGACCACTGCGCCAATCCTCGCCTACCATTTCGGAACCTTGTCTCTTTCAGGAATCATCGTGAATCTGTTTGCAATTTTCCTCATGTCGCTGTCCATGTGGATAGCGCTTGCCGGTTTTTTTCTTCAGGTTGTCTTCCCGCCTTTTGTCCCGTTCTGCATGCGCGCCGCCGAATCCAGTATACTCCTCATGCTCAAATGCGCCGGAGTTGTTTCAATGATGCCGATGTCAATGTTTCAGCTTCCCCGTTTTTTTCCTGCCGTCTATGGCTTCTCTGCGCTTTTCATTGTCGGACTCTGCACGGCAAAACGCGGCCTTGTCAAGCGGTATCTGCTGTTTGCGGGAACCGGGTTTGTACTGGCGATTGCCGTTTTACTGGTGATCCAGCGTAATGCCGCCGCATCGCAGGCAGTTTCATTTTTAATAAAAAAATCAAACATTACCGGCATCCGCTGGCCAAACGGCAAAGTCTGGCTTGCCGGTCTGGGGGAAAAGGCTCCCCAATCCGTTTTTTCGCAGGTTATCGCCCCATGGATGCGCTTGTCGCCCGGGGCTTCGGTTCAAACAGTGATCCTGGCCGGCGATCCGTGCAACGCCGTCCAATCCCTGGAGCCGGTATTAACAAGCGGGAACGGCATACAGGTTTTATCATGCGACAGCGTGGCCGGCCCGTGCCCTGACTTTATTGCGTTCCTCAATGAATATCACGCGAATTTCGCCGTGATTAAATCAAAACGGTATTTTTTTCCTTCGCCCCGATGCACGCTTGAGGTGAGCCCATCCGTCGGCATCCAGGGAGAAAACGAATGCCGATGTACCGTTTCCCTCTTCGGTTCACGGTATGAATTTCCCGACACGCTCCCTATGCCGACCGATGACAAAGGCGCAATGATCTTTACTTTCAGGAACGGTAGGCCCCCCGCCATCATCTCGGCAATTCCCGCGTGGCATCCGCTGAATGCCTTAAAGCGGCCATAG
- a CDS encoding STAS domain-containing protein has protein sequence MEQPPVKVSSEAWNSWNIISIEGKFVIKFVAEIRKVLEPIKEQPAPKIALDLSKTTHLDSSAMTLMLNYQNRLKEKKGGMVLFGANEDIMSIITIIGFDSFVPIFRTREDFERSLQSEKQ, from the coding sequence ATGGAACAACCCCCTGTCAAAGTTTCAAGCGAAGCATGGAACTCCTGGAATATCATCTCCATCGAAGGAAAATTCGTCATCAAGTTCGTGGCCGAGATTAGAAAAGTGCTCGAGCCCATCAAGGAGCAGCCGGCGCCCAAAATTGCGCTCGACCTGTCAAAAACCACGCACCTGGATTCAAGCGCGATGACCCTCATGCTCAATTACCAAAACCGTCTCAAGGAAAAAAAGGGCGGCATGGTGCTCTTCGGCGCGAACGAGGACATCATGAGCATCATCACCATCATCGGGTTCGATTCGTTTGTTCCAATATTCCGCACGAGGGAAGATTTTGAACGAAGCCTGCAATCCGAAAAGCAATAA